GATCATCAGCTCGATCAGGGTGAAGCCCTTCTTGTTGTTGCGCATGGTGCCTACTCCTCCTGTGTGGGTTCAGGGTCCGCGGATGAACTGACCCTCACTGCATTACAAGGCAACCCATGTGCCACGGGTGCCAAACCGAACCGCGCGTCGATCGCGTAAGGCATTTCAACGAGTTACGCGGCCGGGTGCTCGAACCCAGAGAGTCGCGAACTGCGAGCCTCCGGGCATTTCTCATGCGATCGAAAGCGGCGCACCGCAAAGCGCACGGCCGGCGCGATTGCAGCGCCGGCCGTGAGTCGCGCATTGCCCTACGCCGCGTCTTCGTCGAACTCCACCCCGCGCACGTCGTCGCGTCCGTTGCCCTGGCCGCGCCGCTCGATGCCGTAAGCGATCAGCTTGCGGTACAGCGTCGAGGCGTTGATGCCGAGGACTTCGCTGGCCCGCTTCTTCTGCCAGGCGGTATGGTGCAGAACCTTCATGATGTACTCGCGCTCCAGCTGCTCCAGCGTCATGTTCGGCGAGTCGATGATCAGGCTGCCGCGCTGGCTCTGGCCGAATCGGATGTTGTCCGGCAGATCCTCGGGTTCGATCACTCCGGTGTCGTCCAGGATCAGCACGCGTTCCATCACGTTTTCCAGCTCGCGCACGTTGCCCGGCCACTCGTACTTGATGAGCAACTCGAGCGCGTCCTTGCTCATCGCCTTCTCGGTGCCGCCGTTCGCGTGGCGTTTGAGGAAGTGACTCACCAGCAGCGGAATGTCGTCGCGCCGGTGACGCAGCGACGGCAGCTTGATCGGGATCACGTTGAGGCGATAGAACAGGTCGGCGCGGAATCGCCCTTCGGCGACTTCGCGCTCGAGGTCGGCATTGGTCGCCGCCACCAACCGGCAGTCGATCTTGACCGTCTGGGTGCCGCCGACCGGGATGATCTCGCGCTCCTGAAGCGCTCGCAGCAGCTTGACCTGCGTCGCGAGCGGCGTCTCGCCGATCTCGTCGAGGAAGAACGTGCCGCCTTCGGCGACCTGGAAGAGCCCTGCCGAGTCGCGCACCGCGCCGGTGAACGACCCCTTCACGTGCCCGAACAGGTTGCTCTCGAGCAGGTCGCGCGGGATCGCGCCGCAGTTGATGCTCACGAACGGACCCTGGACCCGACCGCTGCGATAGTGGATCTCGCGCGCGATCAGCTCCTTGCCGGTGCCGCTCTCGCCGTGGATCAGGATCGTGGCATCGCTCTGGGCCACCCGATCGACCATCTTGAACACGCGTGCCATCTCGTCGGACGACCCGATGATGGTCTTCTCCTCGTGGCCGCGCTTGAGCTCACGCTTCAGGAACTGGTTCTCGCTCCGCACCTTTCGCATCTCGAGGGCGTTGCGCACCACCAGCTTGATCTCGTCGTTCTTCGCGTTCTTGATCAGGTACTGGAACGCGCCCATGTTCACGGCATCGATCGCGGACTGCTGGGACGCGTAGGCCGTCATGATCACGACCGGCAGCGTGGGATCGTGCTTCTTGATCCCCTGCAGCAGCTGAATCCCGTCCATGCCCGGCATCTTGATGTCGGTGATCACCACATCGAACCCCTCGGCCCGAACCTTCTCGAGGGCTTCGCGACCGTTGTTGCAGGTGCTCACCTGGAAGCCCTCCTTGCGGAGCACGATGCCGAGGAACTGCGTCATGCTCTGCTCGTCGTCGACGACCAGGATCTTCTCCGCGGGCATGCGATTCACCTCGTTCCGGGTTGGGAGGAGACGCGAGTCACGCCGCCGCCGCCATGGCCGCCTGTGCTTCCGGCAGCGTCACGAGCACACGGGTACCGCGGCCGGGCGTGCTGTCGATCGACAGCGTGCCGCCGTGGCGTTCCACGATGCGCGTGGCAATGGCGAGGCCGAGACCCGTGCCTCCCTGCTTGGTCGTGAAAAAAGGTTGCCCGATGCGCGCCAGATCGTCGGGCGCGATGCCGGGGCCGTCGTCTTCGAATTCCACCGCTACACCGGCGGGCATCAGGGCGCGAGCGCGCACGGTCAGCACGCCGCGCACGCCGACCGCCTCGAACGCATTGACCGCCAGGTTGATCCACACCTGGCGCAGCTGCTCGCGGTCGGCGCGAATCACGGCGCCCTCAGCGGCATGGCATTCCATCCGCAGCGTCACCTCGCTTCCGCAACGCGGGTCGTGACGCAGTCCGTCCAACAGCTCTCGAAAGTGCGGCTCGACCGGGATCGGCTCCGCGACCAGTTCGCGCTCGCGTGAATACCCGAGCAGGTCGGTGACGAAGCGATTGAGGCGCTGGCATTCGCGCCCCATCAGGTCCATGAGCTCCGCATTCTCGCCGTGCAGCTTGAGTTCGCGCTGCAGCACTTCGATCGAACCGCTGATCGGCTTGAGTCCGTTGCGCAGCTCGTGTGCGATCGCGGCCGCCAGCGCTCCGACCTCGGCGAGCGTCTGATTGCGACGCGCGATCCGCTCCATCTCGCGGATCTCGCTCAGGTCCTGGAACACTGCCACTACGCCGGTGACTCGACCTTCATGCGTGAGGCGCCGGGTGGAGAGCCCGATCGGAAGCGGGCGATCGGTGTCGCTGCGCAGCTGGACCTCGCCGCGTACCCGCGCGCGCCCGCTCTCGAGTCCATCGATCAGCGCTTCGCGCAGTCCCGCCAGTCGCTCCGGGAGTGCTTCGAGGGCCGCGATGCCGAGGACCTCCTCGGCGTGGAGCTGAAGCATCTGCTCGCCCGCCGGATTGAGGTACGACACCCGGCTTTCGGCATCCAGCGTGAGGACACCCGAGGTCAAGTGCCGCAGGATCAGGTCCCGGTCGACGCGCACCCGCTCGAGCTCGCGGGAGGTCCGTTCGAGATCCTCGCGCACCGACTGCGTGCGACTGCCGAGCACACCGGCGAGCAGCCCGACCCCGGCCAGCAAGCCGATCAGCTGCACCGGATGCGCGGCCTGAGCACCCACGAAGCCGCCGGGCAGCCCGATCGCCCGCGCCGCGAACGGCAACGCGAGGTAGGCGAAGCAGGCGCCGAGTGCGGCCGAAGCTCCACCGGCGATCCCCGACTGAATCCCGGCCGCGACCACCACCAGGACGTAGAACATCGTGAACTGGCTTCCGCGCGCACCGGTCGCTGCTGCCACGCCGGTGACGAGTGCCAGGTCGACGACCACGTGCAGGACCGCCTGGAGGAAGTACCCGCGCCGCAGCTTCGCGAGCCCCCACAGCACCGCCGAAGCGCCGCCGACCGCGAGCATCGCGGTGGTCAGCACCCAGCGTGCTTCGGGTCCCGCTCCCGGCCACCACAGCACACCGATCGGAAGCGCGAACGCCGCCACGATCAGGCGCACCCCGATCGCGGCGCGCAATCCGCCCCACTGGCGGTCGCGTACCGGTGAGTCGGAAGGCCCGCCCCAGATCGCGGAGATCATTTCAGTTGGCGCCGCCGGCGACGACACTGACCAGCTTGAACATCGGCAGGTACATCGCCACGACCATGCCACCGACGATGCCGCCCATCACGACGATCATCACCGGTTCGATGATCGAGGTCATGGCGTCCACGGC
This window of the Candidatus Eisenbacteria bacterium genome carries:
- a CDS encoding PAS domain-containing protein — its product is MISAIWGGPSDSPVRDRQWGGLRAAIGVRLIVAAFALPIGVLWWPGAGPEARWVLTTAMLAVGGASAVLWGLAKLRRGYFLQAVLHVVVDLALVTGVAAATGARGSQFTMFYVLVVVAAGIQSGIAGGASAALGACFAYLALPFAARAIGLPGGFVGAQAAHPVQLIGLLAGVGLLAGVLGSRTQSVREDLERTSRELERVRVDRDLILRHLTSGVLTLDAESRVSYLNPAGEQMLQLHAEEVLGIAALEALPERLAGLREALIDGLESGRARVRGEVQLRSDTDRPLPIGLSTRRLTHEGRVTGVVAVFQDLSEIREMERIARRNQTLAEVGALAAAIAHELRNGLKPISGSIEVLQRELKLHGENAELMDLMGRECQRLNRFVTDLLGYSRERELVAEPIPVEPHFRELLDGLRHDPRCGSEVTLRMECHAAEGAVIRADREQLRQVWINLAVNAFEAVGVRGVLTVRARALMPAGVAVEFEDDGPGIAPDDLARIGQPFFTTKQGGTGLGLAIATRIVERHGGTLSIDSTPGRGTRVLVTLPEAQAAMAAAA
- a CDS encoding sigma-54-dependent Fis family transcriptional regulator; protein product: MPAEKILVVDDEQSMTQFLGIVLRKEGFQVSTCNNGREALEKVRAEGFDVVITDIKMPGMDGIQLLQGIKKHDPTLPVVIMTAYASQQSAIDAVNMGAFQYLIKNAKNDEIKLVVRNALEMRKVRSENQFLKRELKRGHEEKTIIGSSDEMARVFKMVDRVAQSDATILIHGESGTGKELIAREIHYRSGRVQGPFVSINCGAIPRDLLESNLFGHVKGSFTGAVRDSAGLFQVAEGGTFFLDEIGETPLATQVKLLRALQEREIIPVGGTQTVKIDCRLVAATNADLEREVAEGRFRADLFYRLNVIPIKLPSLRHRRDDIPLLVSHFLKRHANGGTEKAMSKDALELLIKYEWPGNVRELENVMERVLILDDTGVIEPEDLPDNIRFGQSQRGSLIIDSPNMTLEQLEREYIMKVLHHTAWQKKRASEVLGINASTLYRKLIAYGIERRGQGNGRDDVRGVEFDEDAA